The genomic DNA AATCATTGGGTTTCATGGTGCCTTCCCTGAATTTGAACGCCTCGCTGGCGCATGCCAATGTCGCCCCCGGCAAGGTCGCGTTTCTGTCCCAGTCCGATTCCCTGTTCGCCACGGTCCTTGACTGGGCGCTGGCCAAGGGTGTCGGTTTTTCCCACATGATCGCCCTTGGCAGTCGTATTGACGTCAGCTTTGCCGATATTCTCGATTACCTCGGCTCGGACCCGTTGACCCGGTCCATCATGCTGTATGTGGAATCCATCAAGGACGCCCGCGAGTTCATGTCCGCAGCCCGTGCCGCCTCCCGCAACAAGCCGGTGCTCGTCATCCGTCCCGGTCAGGCGCTCGACACCGTGCTCGGTGACCTCAAGTTGCAGGAAACAGGGGATCATCATCTTGCGGACGCCGTGTATGACGTGGCCTTCCGCCGCGCCGGAATGCTGCGCGTGGAGAACATCGACGGCCTTTTCGACGCCGCCCAGACGCTCGGCACACCCCGGCCCGTGTACGGCAAGAAGCTCGCCATCCTCACCAACGGGACCAGTGCGGGCATACTGGCCGCCGACCGGTTGCTGACCGGCGGCGGGGAACTGGCTGATCTTTCCGACTCGACCGTCGAGGCCATCGACGCCGTGCTCGGTGCGGAAAACTGGTCGCGATCCAACCCCGTGGATATTCCGTTCAATGCCGACGGCAAGGCGTATTCCGACGTGCTCAAGCTGCTCGTCAAGGACAAGGGATCCAACGGTGTGCTGGTCATGCACGTTCCGTGGACCTCCCAGCCCGACGTGGAGATCGCCGAGGCTCTGTGCGCCGCGCTCAAGCGGGTCAAACGCATGGTGCTGACCGCGTGGCTCGGTTCCGGAGCATCGGCGCGGTCCCGCGACATCTTTCAGGAAAGCGGCATTCCCACGTATGACACCCCCACCCATGCGGTGCGTGCCTTTCTCTACATGGCCGAGTATCTGCAAAACCAGGAAATGCTCATTGAGACGCCGGATTCGCTCCCGTCCGACTTCTTTCCGGACACGTCCGGTGCCCGTGACATCGTGGCGAAAGCCCTTTCGGACGGGCGCGACGAATTGACCGAGCCGGAAGCCAAGGACATTCTGGCGGCCTACGGCATTCCGGTTGTGGAAACCCGTATCGCGGTTTCCGCCCGTGACGCGGTCATTGCGGCAGACACTTTGGGCTATCCCGTGGCCCTCAAGCTGCGTAGTCCGCAGATCCCCCAGCCGTTCGACGTGGGCGGTGTGCTGCTCGATCTGGAAACCCCGGAGCGCGTCTGGGAAGGCGCGGCATCCATTCTGGCCCGCTGCACCCGCGAACGTCCGGACGCCTATATCGAGGGCTTTACCGTACAGAAGATGGGTCGTCGCCCCGGCGCGCATGAACTCTGTGTCTCGGCCGAGGTGGACCCGGTTTTCGGGCCGGTTCTCTCCTTCGGTCATGGCGGCATGGCAAAGGAAATGATTCAGGATACCGCCCTGACCCTTCCGCCGCTTTCCATGAGTCTTGCCAAGGAATTGGTTGGGCGTACCCGCATTTCCACTCTGCTCAAGGGAACGCCGTCGCATGTCCCTGCCGACATCGACGACATCTGCCTGACGCTGATTCAGATTTCCCAGCTCATCGTGGACGTGCCCCAGATAGCGTCCATTGACATCAATCCGCTGTATGCCGACCCGGAAGGCGTGCTCGCGCTGGGCGGCAAGATAACCATTGCCCCGTATGAGGGCGAAGGAGAGAGCCGCCTCGCCATTCGCCCGTATCCACGCGAACTGGAAGAGTGCGTCACCCTCAAGACCGGACGGCACGTCACGTTGCGTCCCATCCGGCCTGAAGACGAGGGAACGCACCGTGAGTTTCTCGCCAGTCTTTCCGACGAAGACCTGCGCCTGCGGTTTTTCGGCGTGGTGCAGCGCAACTTCGACCACAAGGATATCGCCCGCTTCACGCAGATCGACTATGACCGCGAGATGGCGTTTATCGCCACGGCCTCGGACGAGAATGGCAACCCGGAAACGCTGGGCGTCATGCGTACCAATACCCGGCCCGACAATACCGAGGCGGAGTTCGCCATTGTCGTCCGTTCCGACCAGAAAGGTGGCGGGCTCGGGTCCATGCTTTTCCACAAGGGAATTCGTTATACCCGTGATCGCGGAACCTCAAAGCTCGTCGGGCAGACCATGATCGAGAACAAGGCCATGCAGGGGCTGTCCAAGAAGTTCGGCTTCGTGGTCTCCCCCGATCCGCATGATGAGGATCTGGTGGAAATGGTGCTCGATATGGAGACTGTTGCAGAGTAGTCATGACGCAACGGACCATTCTTCATCATACCGGACTTGAATGCAGCGGAGGAGCCACCCGCGTGGCGCGGCTGCTTCTGGACGGCCTTGCAGGGCAGGGCGCTGATGCGCGTCTGAGTTTCGAACACGCCGAACGGGAGGGTTCCATCCCGACGCTTCCCGCTGATTTCGGGGACTCGCTGGCCGACGGCTTTCTGCCGCATGTTCATTGTACCGGCAACTGGCCTGAACTGCTGGCTTCCATGCCGGAGGGGCAGGAGGTCGTCATTACGCTGCACGACTGCGAACTGTTTACCGGCGGCTGTCCGTACCCGCTGCACTGCCCGACTCTGGACGAGGATTGCGCCAACCCCTGTCCCAGAAGATTTTCCCGGTCCGCGGAAATCCGTAAACTCAAGCATCAACTGCTTGACCGTCTTTCCCCGGTTCTTGTCGCGCCGTCCCGTTGGCTTGCCCGACTGGCGAAAAGCCACTTGTTCCGCAATGTCATGGTCATTCCCAACGGCATTCCGTGGCCGGAACGTACACCCTCCAAACGGGAGGCCCGTGCCGCACTCGGCATTCATCCGGCTGTACATGTCGTGCTTTTCGCGGCTCACGGCGGAACGGGCGCGGCCTACAAGTCCGGTGATCGCTGGCTGGATATCTGGAAGGAAGTGAAGCGCCAAGTGCCGGAGACCCTCGGGTTTGCCGTGGGTGGCGATGCCGAAGGCCGGGAAGGGGATCTCGTGATCTGGCCGTATGTGGAGCGGGACAGGCTTGGGCTGCTTATGGCGGCTGCGGACCTGTTGCTGTATCCGACCCGTGCGGACAATCATTCGCTTGTCATTCTCGAAGCCATGGCGCACAGCCTGCCTGTGGTGAGTTTTGATGTCGGCGGTGTTTCCGAACAGATTCTGAACGATCATACCGGCGCGCTGGTTCCGGCAGGCGACATGGCCGCTTTTGTCGAAACATCCGTCAGGCTGCTCAAATCATCCACCCTGCTCAGTGACATGGGCCGCACCGCTTTTTCCACGGGGCAGCGCCGGTTCACCGTGGAACGCATGGTCCGTGATTACGATGCGGTGTACAGGAAATTTGAATGATACCGGAATAGGATGTGATCGGACGCGGTGCTGAAAGGGGGAAGAACATGCGGAAAACGACCATTCTCGCAATTGCGTACCTGCCTTACTACCTGAACGACTTCGCCAATATCCTTGTCACGGGGTACCCGGCGTGGCTCGCGATTGATTA from uncultured Pseudodesulfovibrio sp. includes the following:
- a CDS encoding glycosyltransferase — translated: MTQRTILHHTGLECSGGATRVARLLLDGLAGQGADARLSFEHAEREGSIPTLPADFGDSLADGFLPHVHCTGNWPELLASMPEGQEVVITLHDCELFTGGCPYPLHCPTLDEDCANPCPRRFSRSAEIRKLKHQLLDRLSPVLVAPSRWLARLAKSHLFRNVMVIPNGIPWPERTPSKREARAALGIHPAVHVVLFAAHGGTGAAYKSGDRWLDIWKEVKRQVPETLGFAVGGDAEGREGDLVIWPYVERDRLGLLMAAADLLLYPTRADNHSLVILEAMAHSLPVVSFDVGGVSEQILNDHTGALVPAGDMAAFVETSVRLLKSSTLLSDMGRTAFSTGQRRFTVERMVRDYDAVYRKFE
- a CDS encoding bifunctional acetate--CoA ligase family protein/GNAT family N-acetyltransferase, which produces MSVTNLEYLFNPKSVAVIGATNDPQNAGNIVMRNIMAGGFKGPVMPVSDTAEAISGVLTHASVKNLPKTPDLAVVCSPLDEVPEIIYSLRKRGTRGAVLMGSGFACMSPEERMDVKSTILKVANTPDIRLIGPKSLGFMVPSLNLNASLAHANVAPGKVAFLSQSDSLFATVLDWALAKGVGFSHMIALGSRIDVSFADILDYLGSDPLTRSIMLYVESIKDAREFMSAARAASRNKPVLVIRPGQALDTVLGDLKLQETGDHHLADAVYDVAFRRAGMLRVENIDGLFDAAQTLGTPRPVYGKKLAILTNGTSAGILAADRLLTGGGELADLSDSTVEAIDAVLGAENWSRSNPVDIPFNADGKAYSDVLKLLVKDKGSNGVLVMHVPWTSQPDVEIAEALCAALKRVKRMVLTAWLGSGASARSRDIFQESGIPTYDTPTHAVRAFLYMAEYLQNQEMLIETPDSLPSDFFPDTSGARDIVAKALSDGRDELTEPEAKDILAAYGIPVVETRIAVSARDAVIAADTLGYPVALKLRSPQIPQPFDVGGVLLDLETPERVWEGAASILARCTRERPDAYIEGFTVQKMGRRPGAHELCVSAEVDPVFGPVLSFGHGGMAKEMIQDTALTLPPLSMSLAKELVGRTRISTLLKGTPSHVPADIDDICLTLIQISQLIVDVPQIASIDINPLYADPEGVLALGGKITIAPYEGEGESRLAIRPYPRELEECVTLKTGRHVTLRPIRPEDEGTHREFLASLSDEDLRLRFFGVVQRNFDHKDIARFTQIDYDREMAFIATASDENGNPETLGVMRTNTRPDNTEAEFAIVVRSDQKGGGLGSMLFHKGIRYTRDRGTSKLVGQTMIENKAMQGLSKKFGFVVSPDPHDEDLVEMVLDMETVAE